The segment TTATAGATGatttaaaatggaaaagggTTAAGAAAATGCTCAAAATTACTTTGTAAAATAGCAAGATGAAAATTAGTTCTActccaaaaaatataatcttcTATTAAATTTTTCACATTCAATAATCATCTTGTGGACACTTTACTGAAACTAACTCTCGGGTTGAACATATAGAATGCTTACCATTCGAGCAACTCTCTCTTGTCCTTGTGTATATACATAACATATGTAGACTTGTAGCACTTTTGTGATTTAGTTAGTGTTTACTCCAAATCAGTAAGACATATGACGTATTTTGGGCAAATTTTAccattttcactttcaaaaaTGTGTTGAGAAACTGAAATGGGCATAACATGAAAAAGCTGTCCAAATATGGATATAAAGCTCTTTTTTTTTGCCCATCACTGTCCAACAAAATCTCTCAACATGTACCACCTTTGCACCTCTCCTCTCATACCCTGTTCCCCAAAGATAACTTCTTTATTACATATGGGAAAGCTCAAGTCAATGCTTACACTTCCCCTGCCACCCACCAATTGTTTGATAAAGTGTCACAAAGAAGAATTCAAGATTTCAAGAATGGCAAAGGGGatgaaatatttgaacttgTTAACATGGTTAAAGAAAATCCTGATATCTTAAGTGCTTCACAAGTACATGGCTTAGTGCTTAAAGTAGGCATGCTTGCTCATTTGCCCACTGTTACTACATTCCTCATTATCTACTCAAGAGCCAAGAATTTAAGCTCTTCATTGACCCTTTTTGCTGAAATTATCAACAAAGATGTGGTTACCTGGAATGCTATCATGACAGCATGTATAGAGAACAATTCTTTTGCATTTGCAGTGAATATCTTTGCTGAAATGGTGAATGGAGGAAAGCAGTTTGATTCTGCCACGCTTGTTATTGTCATTTCTGCATTATCTAACATGAGAGATTTCAGAAAGGGATTGGTTGTTCATTGTTTAGGTATGAAAATGGGAATGCTTTCGGATTCAATTTTGGGAAATGCTCTGATTGACTTTTATGCAAAGTGTAGTTATTTGAGCTCAGCGGAGTGTGTATTTATCGATATAGAATGTAAAGATGTTGTTTCCTGGAATTCAGTAATTAGTGGTTGTCTTTATAATGGTCATCCTGAGAAGTCTTTATTGTACTTTAGGCAGATGGCTAATTTGGAAAAGGGTGCTGATAGCGTGAGTCTCTCTTGTGCTATCGCTGCTTCTGCATGTTTAGATGAGTTTTATTGTGGTCATACTATTCATGGATGGGGTATAAAGCTAGGATATGAGGAGAGATGCCACCTTTCAGTGGCAAATTCCCTCATTTCATTGTATTCCCGATCTGGGGATACTGATGCTGCTGAATATATCTTTAATAAAATGGAGTATACGGATATAATAACATGGAATTCAATGATAAGTGGATTCGCTTTGAATGGAAAAATTACTGATGCATTTGATGCTCTTCATGAAATGCAGTTCATAAGGACCATAGAACTGGATGCTGTGACATTAATTTCCATTATCCCGCTAGTTGCAGAATTCATGCTATTGAGAGAAGGAAAAGCTACTCATGCCTTTGCCATCCATAGAGAGATGGGAGAAGAACTCTCCATGATGAATGCTCTCATGGATATGTATTTTAACTGCGGAAGGGTCAAGGACGCTGAGCAGCTTTTCTTAAATATGCCAAAGAAAGATATAGTTTCATGGAATACCATAATCTCTGGGTATTCCCAGAATGGCTGGTGTAGAGAAGCTCAGTCATTGCTTAAGAAGTTTCACAGTGGGAGCTCAGAATGCAGCCTGTCGACTCTCTTGGGTATTCTTCCTGCTTGTGATTCCCCCAACTTGATTCAATTTGGTAAGTTGATCCATTCGTGGGAGGTGAAGTTGGGATTTGTAAATAATACCATCTTAGTAAATTCGTTGATGTACATGTATACTTGTTCCGGTGATCTAGTAGCTTCTTTCAAATTGTTGGAGGAGATAGCTTATACTGCTGATGTGGATAGCTGGAATACTGTGATTTCAGGATGCACACAGAATGGCCACTTCTGGGAAGCTTTAAATGCTTTCAAGTTAATGAGACTCAAATCAAATATCATCCATGATACTATTACTCTAGTCAATATCATACCAGCCTTTGGAGATCTTGAATTGACATGTGAAGGAAAGTCAATTCATGCCTTAGCTTTAAAGACCTCAGCTGGTCAAGACATTCGTGTGCAGAATGCTCTTGTTACTATGTATGGAAAATTGAGTAACGTGAAAAGTGCAACAAAAGTGTTTGAACTTTGCTTTTATCATAACTTGTGCTCTTGGAACTGCATGATATCTGCTTTAGCTCAgaacaaaaattctaaagaaGCAATAGAATTGTTCCGTTTGCTTGAGTTTAAACCAGACGAGATCACCATCGCTACCGTTCTTTCAGCTTGTCGGCAACTTGGAATTATTAGACATGGGAAACAGATCCATTCACACCTCATCAGATCTGGTTTTTACAAAAATGCTTTTGTATCAGCTGCTCTTGTGGATATGTATAGTAGCTGTGGCAGGTTAGACATTGCTCTTCAGGTATTCCAGAGTTCAGCCGAGAGATCTGTTGCAGCTTGGAATTCAATGATCTCTGCATATGGTTTCCACAGCAATGGTCAGAAAGCAATTGACATCTTTCATGAGATGATTAATTCGGGACTTACTCCGTCTAAAGtcacatttatcaacttattaaCAGCTTGCAGCCACACAGGGCTTGTTGACCAAGGCTTCTGGTATTACAATCATATGCTTGATGAGTTTGGAGTTCAACGTTCCACAGAGCATCATGTCTGCGTGGTTGATATGTTAGGCCGATCAGGGAGGCTGCACGAGGCATATAATTTTGTAAAAGAGCTTCCAATCCCACCTGATCCAGGAATCTGGGGTGCTTTGCTCAGTGCTTGCAATTATCATGGTGATCTTCAATTAGGGAAAGAAGTAGCAAGTCTACTGTTTTCGTTGGAACCTGAGAATGTCGGATATCATCTTGCATTATCCAACATATATGTTGCTACTGGAAGCTGGAAGGAAGCTGGAGAGTTGAGGGACATTGTTCATATAAAAGGGTTAAAGAAATCTGCTGCTTATAGTATTATTGATCTTTGCTCCAGCTGAAACCTCATGGTTTAGTGGAGCAAAACAGCTAACAGAGCATTTAGTTGAGTGTCTACAAGAAACTATCCAGCTCCTATTGGCCTTTGTTGCTGATAGAACCTGAGGTtcgttttcttttcttcaccccTCGTAGGTGCTCCCACCTTTTTGCTCCTTTGGTTACTCGAACCCATAACCCTAAATTCGGAGATGGAGGGTGCACCTACGAGgggcaaattttttttttcttttgatcctTAACTATGCTTAATCGATAGATCCATTAGCAATCCTTTGGAGTTATTATCTGAATGTTATGTATCTCAAATACTTCGCGTGATTGCCTAAAGAAAATACATCTTTTGCACCCTCAACTTATCCTTGAATCTACTTTGCAATAACATAAATCTCAATATAATATAAGAACATTGAAGAAATGCATACTAAACAATTAAgattaaaaatctcattttcaatattaatatttgtatgaGGATCacaaaatattcatatatatatatatatactactttTTACAACTGGGATCCTGAGGATAAAGAGTGCATTTTTGGTTTACAAAAGATTGATCCTCGTCATCAGAAGACAAAAATTCTGGTGGTGGGAATAAGTTGCAACGTTGGCAGTAGCAAGTGTTGTGTGCACAAATTGGTGTCTCATTGTCTCTGCACCTAATATTGCAATTTACTGTTTCCTTACATGGTGTCACTGAAGGTGCATAACctgtaaaatataaacaaaatttcatatcataacatgTAAAAAATGAACTATACTAAAGCAACATCTAAATAAAGCTAGATGTATTTGTTCTTAATGTTATTTGCTTTTTCAATCGAGATGGAACAATACTTTGATTCCAAAAATAATCGAGATATATTATCTTCTGCTTCGATCGAAAAATTCAACTTTGTAATGgtaacaaaatatttgaaacaaaCCTTTGGAAAGGAGCAACAGTGTGAACACAAGGGTCAACTTAAATGAAATCATATTCATGTTTGGAGATGATACTTAGTGACAATATGAAATGAATATTGGAATATCAAAACCTTTTGCagtttatgttatatatatatatagggagaATTGAAGTCTATAACTTATGCTAGTCTTTAAATCaatcactttaaaaaaaaaaaattccttattAGGAAATGCATGTATATGTGGTACTTAAAGTTAAATTggtgataaatttttaaaaaatttccatATTAAGATATGTGCAATTGTGCATAATCTTTAAATAAGAGGATATCTATagaaaaatgattaattattgGTAGTGATAAATGAATGAATTCAATCGGATGgacaaattaaaatgaattgagCTAAAATGGAATAGATTGAATTGTATTGAGTTTGAATGGATTGAAGAGCCTTAGAGCCTATTTggcattttgattaaaaattgcTTGAATCTAGAagcgttttttttttaaatagaaaaaccCTTTTGAAAAAAAGCATTTTGTATTTgacaaatcattttttgaaagtgttttttaagagtcaaattatgaaaaagataagtattaatgtatttttaatattaagattatttatatagagaaactattttaaatatctattataaaaatttaattgttataaaatcGAAGCTCATAACAATATAAGTAtaaaggaagaagatatatcacttcaaatggtgagtgataGTATTGAGATATCACTCCCAAAGGTCACCAAATTAATAGATACATGTTTATCCACAATGGATCATATCACCTTGGAAATATACATACATGAAACAAGTAATTCATGAATATCCAATGGACAATCCACTTAATTagttcaatgaatttataacgttccctgtttacatccctactcttTCGAAATAGGGCGAAACGTCGCGGCAACTCGAAAATGATTAATTNATTTACATCCCTACTCTTTCGAAATAGGGCGAAACGTCGCGGCAACTCgaaaatgatttaattgatttaattttaacaaagttttaaaaataaacgagttttaaaaaagagtcgccacctaatttttaggAANttattaataataataataataatcataatgaaaattatataaataataataacaataataataataataataataacaataattattattattattatttacatccctactctttcgaaatagggcgaaacgtcgcggcaactcgaaaatgatttaattgatttaattttaaaaaagttttaaaaataaacgagttttaaaaaagagtcgccacctaatttttaggaaaactaggaaNcaaagagtcgccacctaatttttaggaaaattagGAAACCAATTATAAATCTACGAAACCAATTGATTCTcggtaaggggttcaagttattccgaagggaaggggttaggcacccttcggaatccacaattgtggttcccgactgaattcattttttttcaaattgaggaagaatataataaacacatataataaacacacaatatacacaataaagcAATAATTATCGGCCTAaagtttgcctaacgtcaatattcacaaaaaatgaatgaaatataattcgaacttcttcgaataatttcaaggagaagcacctccgggtacctgtaaagacacttagtaaaaggGTTAGtgccaaaataataaaaataaataactcaaataataactaaaaagaaaaatccgtcttattaacatgggaggccttggaaatcgacggtaatttcttcaccGGCCatttcaacaactaaaatatgtaaacttaaaataaaattccgtcttttaaaatggaaaggcctccaaaaccgacggagaATTTTTTCATTGGCCNNNNNNNNNNNNNNNNNNNNNNNNNNNNNNNNNNNNNNNNNNNNNNNNNNNNNNNNNNNNNNNNNNNNNNNNNNNNNNNNNNNNNNNNNNNNNNNNNNNNNNNNNNNNNNNNNNNNNNNNNNNNNNNNNNNNNNNNNNNNNNNNNNNNNNNNNNNNNNNNNNNNNNNNNNNNNNNNNNNNNNNNNNNNNNNNNNNNNNNNNNNNNNNNNNNNNNNNNNNNNNNNNNNNNNNNNNNNNNNNNNNNNNNNNNNNNNNNNNNNNNNNNNNNNNNNNNNNNNNNNNNNNNNNNNNNNNNNNNNNNNNNNNNNNNNNNNNNNNNNNNNNNNNNNNNNNNNNNNNNNNNNNNNNNNNNNNNNNNNNNNNNNNNNNNNNNNNNNNNNNNNNNNNNNNNNNNNNNNNNNNNNNNNNNNNNNNNNNNNNNNNNNNNNNNNNNNNNNNNNNNNNNNNNNNNNNNNNNNNNNNNNNNNNNNNNNNNNNNNNNNNNNNNNNNNNNNNNNNNNNNNNNNNNNNNNNNNNNNNNNNNNNNNNNNNNNNNNNNNNNNNNNNNNNNNNNNNNNNNNNNNNNNNNNNNNNNNNNNNNNNNNNNNNNNNNNNNNNNNNNNNNNNNNNNNNNNNNNNNNNNNNNNNNNNNNNNNNNNNNNNNNNNNNNNNNNNNNNNNNNNNNNNNNNNNNNNNNNNNNNNNNNNNNNNNNNNNNNNNNNNNNNNNNNNNNNNNNNNNNNNNNNNNNNNNNNNNNNNNNNNNNNNNNNNNNNNNNNNNNNNNNNNNNNNNNNNNNNNNNNNNNNNNNNNNNNNNNNNNNNNNNNNNNNNNNNNNNNNNNNNNNNNNNNNNNNNNNNNNNNNNNNNNNNNNNNNNNNNNNNNNNNNNNNNNNNNNNNNNNNNNNNNNNNNNNNNNNNNNNNNNNNNNNNNNNNNNNNNNNNNNNNNNNNNNNNNNNNNNNNNNNNNNNNNNNNNNNNNNNNNNNNNNNNNNNNNNNNNNNNNNNNNNNNNNNNNNNNNNNNNNNNNNNNNNNNNNNNNNNNNNNNNNNNNNNNNNNNNNNNNNNNNNNNNNNNNNNNNNNNNNNNNNNNNNNNNNNNNNNNNNNNNNNNNNNNNNNNNNNNNNNNNNNNNNNNNNNNNNNNNNNNNNNNNNNNNNNNNNNNNNNNNNNNNNNNNNNNNNNNNNNNNNNNNNNNNNNNNNNNNNNNNNNNNNNNNNNNNNNNNNNNNNNNNNNNNNNNNNNNNNNNNNNNNNNNNNNNNNNNNNNNNNNNNNNNNNNNNNNNNNNNNNNNNNNNNNNNNNNNNNNNNNNNNNNNNNNNNNNNNNNNNNNNNNNNNNNNNNNNNNNNNNNNNNNNNNNNNNNNNNNNNNNNNNNNNNNNNNNNNNNNNNNNNNNNNNNNNNNNNNNNNNNNNNNNNNNNNNNNNNNNNNNNNNNNNNNNNNNNNNNNNNNNNNNNNNNNNNNNNNNNNNNNNNNNNNNNNNNNNNNNNNNNNNNNNNNNNNNNNNNNNNNNNNNNNNNNNNNNNNNNNNNNNNNNNNNNNNNNNNNNNNNNNNNNNNNNNNNNNNNNNNNNNNNNNNNNNNNNNNNNNNNNNNNNNNNNNNNNNNNNNNNNNNNNNNNNNNNNNNNNNNNNNNNNNNNNNNNNNNNNNNNNNNNNNNNNNNNNNNNNNNNNNNNNNNNNNNNNNNNNNNNNNNNNNNNNNNNNNNNNNNNNNNNNNNNNNNNNNNNNNNNNNNNNNNNNNNNNNNNNNNNNNNNNNNNNNNNNNNNNNNNNNNNNNNNNNNNNNNNNNNNNNNNNNNNNNNNNNNNNNNNNNNNNNNNNNNNNNNNNNNNNNNNNNNNNNNNNNNNNNNNNNNNNNNNNNNNNNNNNNNNNNNNNNNNNNNNNNNNNNNNNNNNNNNNNNNNNNNNNNNNNNNNNNNNNNNNNNNNNNNNNNNNNNNNNNNNNNNNNNNNNNNNNNNNNNNNNNNNNNNNNNNNNNNNNNNNNNNNNNNNNNNNNNNNNNNNNNNNNNNNNNNNNNNNNNNNNNNNNNNNNNNNNNNNNNNNNNNNNNNNNNNNNNNNNNNNNNNNNNNNNNNNNNNNNNNNNNNNNNNNNNNNNNNNNNNNNNNNNNNNNNNNNNNNNNNNNNNNNNNNNNNNNNNNNNNNNNNNNNNNNNNNNNNNNNNNNNNNNNNNNNNNNNNNNNNNNNNNNNNNNNNNNNNNNNNNNNNNNNNNNNNNNNNNNNNNNNNNNNNNNNNNNNNNNNNNNNNNNNNNNNNNNNNNNNNNNNNNNNNNNNNNNNNNNNNNNNNNNNNNNNNNNNNNNNNNNNNNNNNNNNNNNNNNNNNNNNNNNNNNNNNNNNNNNNNNNNNNNNNNNNNNNNNNNNNNNNNNNNNNNNNNNNNNNNNNNNNNNNNNNNNNNNNNNNNNNNNNNNNNNNNNNNNNNNNNNNNNNNNNNNNNNNNNNNNNNNNNNNNNNNNNNNNNNNNNNNNNNNNNNNNNNNNNNNNNNNNNNNNNNNNNNNNNNNNNNNNNNNNNNNNNNNNNNNNNNNNNNNNNNNNNNNNNNNNNNNNNNNNNNNNNNNNNNNNNNNNNNNNNNNNNNNNNNNNNNNNNNNNNNNNNNNNNNNNNNNNNNNNNNNNNNNNNNNNNNNNNNNNNNNNNNNNNNNNNNNNNNNNNNNNNNNNNNNNNNNNNNNNNNNNNNNNNNNNNNNNNNNNNNNNNNNNNNNNNNNNNNNNNNNNNNNNNNNNNNNNNNNNNNNNNNNNNNNNNNNNNNNNNNNNNNNNNNNNNNNNNNNNNNNNNNNNNNNNNNNNNNNNNNNNNNNNNNNNNNNNNNNNNNNNNNNNNNNNNNNNNNNNNNNNNNNNNNNNNNNNNNNNNNNNNNNNNNNNNNNNNNNNNNNNNNNNNNNNNNNNNNNNNNNNNNNNNNNNNNNNNNNNNNNNNNNNNNNNNNNNNNNNNNNNNNNNNNNNNNNNNNNNNNNNNNNNNNNNNNNNNNNNNNNNNNNNNNNNNNNNNNNNNNNNNNNNNNNNNNNNNNNNNNNNNNNNNNNNNNNNNNNNNNNNNNNNNNNNNNNNNNNNNNNNNNNNNNNNNNNNNNNNNNNNNNNNNNNNNNNNNNNNNNNNNNNNNNNNNNNNNNNNNNNNNNNNNNNNNNNNNNNNNNNNNNNNNNNNNNNNNNNNNNNNNNNNNNNNNNNNNNNNNNNNNNNNNNNNNNNNNNNNNNNNNNNNNNNNNNNNNNNNNNNNNNNNNNNNNNNNNNNNNNNNNNNNNNNNNNNNNNNNNNNNNNNNNNNNNNNNNNNNNNNNNNNNNNNNNNNNNNNNNNNNNNNNNNNNNNNNNNNNNNNNNNNNNNNNNNNNNNNNNNNNNNNNNNNNNNNNNNNNNNNNNNNNNNNNNNNNNNNNNNNNNNNNNNNNNNNNNNNNNNNNNNNNNNNNNNNNNNNNNNNNNNNNNNNNNNNNNNNNNNNNNNNNNNNNNNNNNNNNNNNNNNNNNNNNNNNNNNNNNNNNNNNNNNNNNNNNNNNNNNNNNNNNNNNNNNNNNNNNNNNNNNNNNNNNNNNNNNNNNNNNNNNNNNNNNNNNNNNNNNNNNNNNNNNNNNNNNNNNNNNNNNNNNNNNNNNNNNNNNNNNNNNNNNNNNNNNNNNNNNNNNNNNNNNNNNNNNNNNNNNNNNNNNNNNNNNNNNNNNNNNNNNNNNNNNNNNNNNNNNNNNNNNNNNNNNNNNNNNNNNNNNNNNNNNNNNNNNNNNNNNNNNNNNNNNNNNNNNNNNNNNNNNNNNNNNNNNNNNNNNNNNNNNNNNNNNNNNNNNNNNNNNNNNNNNNNNNNNNNNNNNNNNNNNNNNNNNNNNNNNNNNNNNNNNNNNNNNNNNNNNNNNNNNNNNNNNNNNNNNNNNNNNNNNNNNNNNNNNNNNNNNNNNNNNNNNNNNNNNNNNNNNNNNNNNNNNNNNNNNNNNNNNNNNNNNNNNNNNNNNNNNNNNNNNNNNNNNNNNNNNNNNNNNNNNNNNNNNNNNNNNNNNNNNNNNNNNNNNNNNNNNNNNNNNNNNNNNNNNNNNNNNNNNNNNNNNNNNNNNNNNNNNNNNNNNNNNNNNNNNNNNNNNNNNNNNNNNNNNNNNNNNNNNNNNNNNNNNNNNNNNNNNNNNNNNNNNNNNNNNNNNNNNNNNNNNNNNNNNNNNNNNNNNNNNNNNNNNNNNNNNNNNNNNNNNNNNNNNNNNNNNNNNNNNNNNNNNNNNNNNNNNNNNNNNNNNNNNNNNNNNNNNNNNNNNNNNNNNNNNNNNNNNNNNNNNNNNNNNNNNNNNNNNNNNNNNNNNNNNNNNNNNNNNNNNNNNNNNNNNNNNNNNNNNNNNNNNNNNNNNNNNNNNNNNNNNNNNNNNNNNNNNNNNNNNNNNNNNNNNNNNNNNNNNNNNNNNNNNNNNNNNNNNNNNNNNNNNNNNNNNNNNNNNNNNNNNNNNNNNNNNNNNNNNNNNNNNNNNNNNNNNNNNNNNNNNNNNNNNNNNNNNNNNNNNNNNNNNNNNNNNNNNNNNNNNNNNNNNNNNNNNNNNNNNNNNNNNNNNNNNNNNNNNNNNNNNNNNNNNNNNNNNNNNNNNNNNNNNNNNNNNNNNNNNNNNNNNNNNNNNNNNNNNNNNNNNNNNNNNNNNNNNNNNNNNNNNNNNNNNNNNNNNNNNNNNNNNNNNNNNNNNNNNNNNNNNNNNNNNNNNNNNNNNNNNNNNNNNNNNNNNNNNNNNNNNNNNNNNNNNNNNNNNNNNNNNNNNNNNNNNNNNNNNNNNNNNNNNNNNNNNNNNNNNNNNNNNNNNNNNNNNNNNNNNNNNNNNNNNNNNNNNNNNNNNNNNNNNNNNNNNNNNNNNNNNNNNNNNNNNNNNNNNNNNNNNNNNNNNNNNNNNNNNNNNNNNNNNNNNNNNNNNNNNNNNNNNNNNNNNNNNNNNNNNNNNNNNNNNNNNNNNNNNNNNNNNNNNNNNNNNNNNNNNNNNNNNNNNNNNNNNNNNNNNNNNNNNNNNNNNNNNNNNNNNNNNNNNNNNNNNNNNNNNNNNNNNNNNNNNNNNNNNNNNNNNNNNNNNNNNNNNNNNNNNNNNNNNNNNNNNNNNNNNNNNNNNNNNNNNNNNNNNNNNNNNNNNNNNNNNNNNNNNNNNNNNNNNNNNNNNNNNNNNNNNNNNNNNNNNNNNNNNNNNNNNNNNNNNNNNNNNNNNNNNNNNNNNNNNNNNNNNNNNNNNNNNNNNNNNNNNNNNNNNNNNNNNNNNNNNNNNNNNNNNNNNNNNNNNNNNNNNNNNNNNNNNNNNNNNNNNNNNNNNNNNNNNNNNN is part of the Solanum pennellii chromosome 8, SPENNV200 genome and harbors:
- the LOC107027326 gene encoding pentatricopeptide repeat-containing protein At4g19220, mitochondrial, producing the protein MKKLSKYGYKALFFCPSLSNKISQHVPPLHLSSHTLFPKDNFFITYGKAQVNAYTSPATHQLFDKVSQRRIQDFKNGKGDEIFELVNMVKENPDILSASQVHGLVLKVGMLAHLPTVTTFLIIYSRAKNLSSSLTLFAEIINKDVVTWNAIMTACIENNSFAFAVNIFAEMVNGGKQFDSATLVIVISALSNMRDFRKGLVVHCLGMKMGMLSDSILGNALIDFYAKCSYLSSAECVFIDIECKDVVSWNSVISGCLYNGHPEKSLLYFRQMANLEKGADSVSLSCAIAASACLDEFYCGHTIHGWGIKLGYEERCHLSVANSLISLYSRSGDTDAAEYIFNKMEYTDIITWNSMISGFALNGKITDAFDALHEMQFIRTIELDAVTLISIIPLVAEFMLLREGKATHAFAIHREMGEELSMMNALMDMYFNCGRVKDAEQLFLNMPKKDIVSWNTIISGYSQNGWCREAQSLLKKFHSGSSECSLSTLLGILPACDSPNLIQFGKLIHSWEVKLGFVNNTILVNSLMYMYTCSGDLVASFKLLEEIAYTADVDSWNTVISGCTQNGHFWEALNAFKLMRLKSNIIHDTITLVNIIPAFGDLELTCEGKSIHALALKTSAGQDIRVQNALVTMYGKLSNVKSATKVFELCFYHNLCSWNCMISALAQNKNSKEAIELFRLLEFKPDEITIATVLSACRQLGIIRHGKQIHSHLIRSGFYKNAFVSAALVDMYSSCGRLDIALQVFQSSAERSVAAWNSMISAYGFHSNGQKAIDIFHEMINSGLTPSKVTFINLLTACSHTGLVDQGFWYYNHMLDEFGVQRSTEHHVCVVDMLGRSGRLHEAYNFVKELPIPPDPGIWGALLSACNYHGDLQLGKEVASLLFSLEPENVGYHLALSNIYVATGSWKEAGELRDIVHIKGLKKSAAYSIIDLCSS